The Deinococcus sp. KNUC1210 nucleotide sequence CAGACGCTGATCCTGTCGCCCGAAGGCCTGCTGATCGGCAGCGCTGACAAGGTGCACCTGACCCCCGACGAGGAGGCGGGCGGCGTCGATCTGTCGCCCGGCAGACTGGACGAGCTGCGGGTCTTTCCGACGCCGGTGGGTGATCTGGGCGTCGCGATCAGCCTCGACGCCTTCCGTGCCGATGTGCTGGACTGCCTGCGGGCACAGGGCTGCACTGTGCTGCTGCAACCTGACGCCAACGGCAGCCCCTGGACGGGCAAGGAGGGCATCTATCCGCCGGGCCAGACGCCCCGCGATCAGCCGCTGGCGTGGCTGGAAAGCAGCTGGCAGGTTACAGCCACGCCCGGAAGCATCCGTTACGCCGTCAATCCGATGGTGGTGGGCAATCTGCTCGACCTGAGTTTCGACGGTCAGAGCGCCATCACCGGGCCTGCCGACGAAGCGCCGCAGCCGCGCAGCTACGTGATGACCGCTCCCCGGCCCGGATTTCTGGCACTTGCCCCCTGGGAAGAGGAAAGCAGCGATCTGGAGCGGCTGCGCGAGGTGGGCCAGCAGCTCAGAGCGGGCAGCGGACACCCCCGCGAGAATGCCTACCGCACAGACCTGCTGCACGCCGATCTGCACCTGCCGCCCACACGGCTGGACCCGCCGCCCGCCACTCCGCACGAAGACGCCCTGCGTGCGTACCTGAGCGGCAGCGCCAGCTTTGCGCGGCCCGGTCTGCTGGCACGGCGCGGCTGGTGGGGCGCACTGCTGCTGGTACTGCTGGCCGTGCTGGGGCGGCGGGTGCAGCGGCGCTGAGCGAAAGGTCAGGGAGCGAAGGTCAGGCTGCCGCGTGCCACCAGCCGCATCTCGACCGTGCGCCGTATGCCCTGCCGGATCACGTCCAGCGTCACGGTGTCCCCGATCTGGTGTCGCCGGATCTCGTAGATGGCGTCGTCGGCGCTGCGGGTACGCTGGCCGTTGACGCTCAGGATCACGTCGCCCAGCGCCCTCATCTGACCGTTCGGGGCCTGCTGAATACCCACCAGCCCGGCCCGCTCTGCCGGACCCCCGCTCACCACCGCGCTGATGACGCCGCCCGGCGGATTGGTCAGGCCGTCGTGATCGGTGTCGAAGGTCAGGCCGATGGCAGGCACGTCGCGCTTGACGCCCGCCTTGAGCTGCGTGATGAGCGCCTCGTTCGCCGTGACCGGCACCGCGTAGCTGCTCAGGGTATTGCCCTGATCGTCCACCCGCACATAACTGACCACGCCAATCGCCTGCCCGAGCGTGTTCACGATGGGGCCGCCCGAATCGCCGGGAGCCAGCGGAGCGCTCATTTCCAGCGTGCCCTCGGGGAAGTCCGAGCGGCCTGCCTCGGCGTTCAGGGCCAGCAGCAGCCCGCGCCGCGCCTGAAGAAAATCGCCCCGCGAGTTGCCCACTGCCAGCACCCGCTCACCGACCCTGGGCGTACCGGGAGCCAGTTCCAGAAACGGCACGGTGCCCCGCGTCTGAATCTGAAGCAGAGCCACGTCGGCGGCGTTGTCGAAGCCCACCACCTTCGCCGGAAAGGTCTGATCGCTGACCGTGCGGACGCGGATGATTCTGGCACCGTCCACCACGTGATACGCCGTCAGCAGCAGCCCCTGGGGCGTGATGAAAAAGCCGCTGCCCAGGCCGCCGTTTCCGCCCCGGGAGAGCTGCTCGATCTGCACGCTGGCAGGCCGCACGCGGTTGAACAGTTCCCGCGACGCGGGTGAAAGCGAGGCGCTGGGATCGGTGGTGAGCGGCGAGGTCCCGGCTTCCTGGCTGGGCACCTGCCCGACCGTACCGCCGTCCACGCCCGGCCAGTGCCAGTTGGGAGACAGATACGCTGCCAGCGCCGCGAGCAGCAGAACAATGGGCCAGGGGGAACGGGACATACCTGCTTCACTGTAGCGGCAGGCCCGCGGCGTGAGGGTGCCCTGACGAACAGAAACAGGCCCGCAGCACAGCGCGACTTTGTTACGCTAGCTGTATATGCCTGGTCACCCTGACTCTCTGCCCTCTTCCCGCGCCTACTGGCTGCTGAAAAGCGAACCGGACGTGTTCGGATACGCCGATCTGGAACGCCAGGCCAGTGAACCCTGGAACGGCGTGCGGAACTATCAGGCGCGCAATTTCCTGCGGGCCATGCAGCCGGGCGACCTGTGCCTCTACTATCATTCGCAGGCCCAGCCGAGCGGGGTGGCAGGGGTGGCGTGCGTGCTGACATCTGCCGTTCCCGACAACCTGCAATTCGACGAGAGCAGCGCCTACCACGATCCGAAAAGCACGCCCGACAACCCGCGCTGGAGCATGGTCGAGGTGGCAGCAGTGGCGGCACTTCCGCGCTTTCTCTCACTCGACGACCTTCGGAAGCTGCCGGAACTGAGCAGCATGCGCCTGCTGCAAAAAGGCACGCGCCTGTCGGTCATGCCCGTGACAGCCGACGAATTCCGGGTGATCGTGACGGCAGGAGGACTGGACGCCGATTCGCTTTGAAGTGCTCGCCCCCGACATCTGCCGCCGACTGTGTGGCCCAGAAGTTCCCTGGGCGGGCTGACTGAACCGAAGGTGAATCCGGCGCAGCCAGGGTGCAGGTGCAACGGGCAAGCCGGATTTCACGTTGCCGATACGCCCGGCGACTGGCTCTGATCGTCTGACCCAGATCATGCCGAAGTCCTGTAACGATGTTGTCATGGTCGCTGGCGCACACTGAGCCATGTTGATCGCACTGATGGTTGTCATGACCGGACTCGCCTTGACCCTTTCCCGTTTCTCCGGCCCCCGCCGTCAACCACGCCTGGTCCCGGTGCGCGTTCGCCGCTGAACGAATCAACAATCGAGAGGCTGTGATATTTCTCTCGTTTTTGTAAGTCTTCTGTAAGACATTTCACGTCAAGCTGGTGTTCGGAACAGTTGCCTGGAGACCGGACCGTCATCCTCCATTTTCTCCTCCACCTGCTTCGCCGTCATCTCTGGACCAGTGCGGCTGTTCCGACCCAACTTCCCTCTCTGATCGCTCTTTTCGTCGTGTATCGCCGTCTAGCGTTTTCTCCTTCGTCGTCGTGTGTGCAAATGTCAGAGGATGCCCGTGACTCCAGCAGTCGCGGGCATCCTTCGTTCAAAACCCGCCGCGCCGCCCTGCTAGGATTGGGCAGCCATGACCCAGACCGAGCCTTCTACCCTGCCCGCCGTCCTGTTTCCCCTGGGCGACCCCTTCGGCAGTGTTGCCCTGGTGCAGCATGTCGGAGACGATAAAATGATCGTGAACGCCGCGAGAGTCAGTTTTGGTGGCGACAGCGACGCCCCGCTGACCAGCCGCGACGAGAAGCTGATCGGCTATCTGCTGAAACATCAGCACGGCTCGCCGTTCGAACACAACCTCATCACCTTCAAGGTGGTGTGCCCGATCTTCGTGGATCGCCAGATGGTGCGCCACCGGGTCGGGGTCTCGAAAACGAGGTGAGCGGGCGCTACGTCGAGGTGCAGGAACGCCTGTACACGCCGCAGTCGTTCCGCAGGCAGGCACCCAGCAACCGGCAGGCCAGCGTACAGGATGATGGTTCGCTCGATCAGGCCGCCGCTGCCGCCGCCTGGGAAAGCGCGTGGCAGGCGAGCTACGGCGCGTATCAGCAACTGCTCAGTCTGGGCGTGACCCGCGAGCAGGCGCGGGGCGTGCTGCCGCAGGCGATGTATACCGAGTCGTACTACACCTTCAACGTTCGCAGCCTGCTGCACTTCGTCGGGCTGCGCGATCATGCCGGGGCGCAGTACGAGACCCAGCAGTACGCCCGCGCCATGCGCCAGCTTGCCGAGCCGCTGTTTCCGGTGACGTTCGCGGCCTGGGAAGCGCTGGGTCAGCACTGAAGAGGACACCGAAGCTGAGCGGAAATTGACCTGAGGTTTAGCTATCGCGGCACGCTTCCCCGCGCTGACTACACTTGAGCGTATGAGCGCGCCCGCTACTCCACTTCACCGCGCCAGCCGCCCGGTTCAGCTGTATACGCTGATCCGTGACGCTGCGCTCGCCTTCTCGCAGGACAATGCCCCCCGGCTGGCAGCGGCGCTGTCGTATTACGCCTTCTCGGCCATCGCGCCGCTGTTGTTTCTGATTACCGTGGTCGCCGGGTATTTCCTGGGCCAGACACACGTACAGGAACAGCTGCTTCAGGCGCTCAGCAGCGGTGTGGGCGAGAACGTCGCCACCTTCATCAAGACGCTGCTGCCAAAGGTTTCCAGCGGCCTGACCTGGGCCAGTCTGGTCGGCGCTGTCACGGTCTTCCTGACGGCGACCGGGCTGTTTATTCAGCTGCAATCGTCGCTCAATGCCCTGTGGGGAGCCGACCCGCCGCCCAAGCAGAACCTCTGGACGATGATCCGCACGCGGCTGCTGTCGTTCGCGCTGGTGCTGGTGATCGGCGGTCTGATTATCGCCTTCCTGGTGGTCAATACTTATCTGTCGGCCATCGCGGAGCGCATCGGAGACACCATCGGGTTCGGGGCCTTCTTCGTGCGCCTGGGCACTTTCGCACTCTCCAGCCTGCTGTTTACGCCGATTTTTGCCTTCATCTACAAATTTCTGCCCGACGTGAAGTTGCAGTGGCGCGAGGTCTGGGTGGGCGCGGGCGTGACAGCGGTACTGTTCACGGTCGGGCAGATTCTGATCGGGCTGTACTTCGCCCGCATCGCCTCGAACAATCCATACGGAGCGGCGGCAGCGCTCTTCCTGATGCTGCTGTGGATCTATTACAGCAGCATGATCATCTTCTTCGGGGCCGAAATTACCTGGGTGTACTCGCAGCAGTACGGCACGCACGCGGGCGGAGCGTCCAACCCCGACAAGAAGGCGGCGGTGGCCGATCAGGGCGGAGCGATTGACCCCAGCGTCAGCGCCAAGGAAGCGGAAGCCATCGCCCAGACACCCGCCGACAAACTCACGCCTGCCCAGCGCCGTTCACTCAGCGAGAAGGGTCAGCAAGCGGCCCAGGACACAGCCTCCGACCGGGTTCCCCACGCCAAACGCAGTCTGCGCGACCGCCTTCAGCGCCGGTTTCAGCGCACGCCCCCGACGCCGCCCGCGCCACGCGCCCCCGACGCCGCGCCCGACCTGCCCAGCATCGGGGCAGCCGTGCAGAACGCTGTCATCGCGCTGCTGGCCGTTCCCTCGGTGATGGTGCTGACCTTGGTGAGGCTGGTGCTCGGCCGCCGAAAATAGCGCAGCCCTCAGACCGGATACGGCAGCGTGCCCTCGTAGATGGCCCGGCCCACGATGGCCCCCTCGATGTTCAGCTCTGAAAGCAGCGCCACGTCGTCCAGATTTGCCACGCCCCCGCCCACGATCAGCGTATTTGTCCAGAGCTGACGCACCTGGGCCATCAGGGTACGGTCCAGTCCCTTGAGGGTGCCGTCGCGGGTCACGTCGGTGAAGATCAGGGTTTCCAGACCCATTTCGCCGAGCCGCGCCGTCATCTCGGCCACCTGCACGCCGCTGGCCGCAGCCCACCCTGAAACCGCCACATCCGGCCAGCGGGCATCCAGACTGACCACCACGCGCTCGGGACCATGAGCCGCCAGCAGCGTGCGGACCAGTTCCGGGTTCTTGACGGCCGCCGTACCGATCACCACCCGCATCACGCCGAGGGCGAGCAGCTGTTCGGCTGCTTCCAGATCTCGGATGCCGCCGCCGACCTCGATCAAGGCCACGCCCGCTTCCACGATGTCGGCGATCAGGCGGCGGTTTTCACCGCGTCCGGTGGCAGCGTCCAGATCGACCAGATGCAGCAGCGGCGCACCCAGCCCGGCCCAGTGCCGCGCCGCCAGCAGCGGGGAATCGAAATACACCGTCTCGCGGTCGGGGTCGCCTTCGTACAGCCGGACGGCGTGCCCGCCCTGAATATCGACGCAGGGGATGATCTGGGGCGACTGCATGCTCTGAGACGGCTGTGCCGGGAACGTCGCTGACATGCCGCCGAGTCTAGCGCCCCGGAGCGGGCCTCCCCTTCCATCTCCACTTCTGCCCGACTGCGACTGCTAGACTTTTCCCGACTGTGCGCATCGGGTTCGTGACGGCAACCTATCTTCCTTCCCGCAACGGCGTGGCGACCAGCAGCGCCCTGTTTGCACGTGGCCTGCGCGATCTGGGCCACGAGGTCCGGATTTTTGCCCCGGTTCACCCGGCCCAGCAGCCCGAAGCAGGCGTGTACCGCCTGCCCAGCATGTCGTGGGGTGCGCCGCCCGACTATCCGCTGCTGCTGTGGCCCAGCCGCCCGGTGGTGGCCCGTCAGCCGCTGTTCGACCTCGACATCATCCATACCATGCACCCCTTTTTATCGGGGCAACTGGCGGCCCTGTGGTCGCGGCGCATCTCGGCGTACCGCAAACGGCCCGTGCCGCTGGTCTTCACGGCACATACCCAGTACGAGCAGTACCTGCACTATGCCCGCGTCCCCCGCCGGGCCGGAACATCGCTGATGCGGGCACATGTGGCGGCGTTTGCGCGGCAGGCCGACCGGGTGCTCGTGCCGGGCCGGGCGATGGCCCAGATGCTGGCGCTGTACGGCTACGCGGGCGAGGTGACGACGCTGCCCAATCCGGTCGATCTGGAGAGTTTTGCCGCCGCCACCGGGAAGGGTATCCGGGCCGAGTACGGCATTCCGGACGCCGCCCCGCTGGTGCTGAGCCTGGGTCGACTGGCCCCCGAAAAGAATCTGGAGACGCTGCTGCTGGCCTTCGAGGCAGCCCGCGCCCTGCGCCCCGAACTGCGGCTGCTCATCGTCGGAGACGGCCCGAGCCGAGCGGCACTGAGTGCGCGGGCTGGCGAGGGCATCATCTTCGCGGGCGGCGTCCCGTATGCCCGCGTGCCCGAGATTCTGGCGGCCAGCGACGTGTTTCTGACGGCCAGCGAGAGCGAGGTGCTGCCGATGTCGATGATCGAGGCGCTGGCGTCGGGTGCGCCGCTGGTGGCCGCCCACAGCCCCGCCGCCCTCGATCTGATTCAGGACGGCGTAAACGGCCTGCTGAGCACCGCCGACCCCGCCGCCCTGGCAGCCGCACTGCTCGAAGCGCTGCGACCGGGCCGCCTGCCGCTGCTGCGTCAGCACGCCCGCACGTCGGCCCTCAGCTATGACGTGCGGGCCAGAAGTGCCGATCTGCTGGGCATCTATCAGGCGCTGCTGGGATAACGCACGCGGCGCAGCTTCGTGCCTTTGCGCCCACTGCCCGTTCTGCTGCGTCTCGAGACTGCCCGGATGGATCTTCCTGCCCTTCACACGGCGCTGCTCGGCTGGTTCGCGGTGCAGCGCCGGGATCTGCCCTGGCGCATGACCGACGAACAGGGACGGCGCGACCCGTACCGCGTGTGGGTCAGCGAGGTGCTGCTTCAGCAGACGCAGGTGGTGCGCGGGCGTGTGTACTTCGAGCGCTTCCTGACGGCGTTTCCGACGGTGGAGGCGCTGGCGCTCGCGCCGCAGGAAGCGGTGCTGAAGGCCTGGGAAGGCTGCGGCTACTACGCCCGCGCCCGGAACCTGCACAGAGCCGCGCAGCAGATCGTGCAGAGCGGCCTGCCCACCACCTATGAGGGCTGGCGAGCACTGCCGGGCGTGGGGCCGTATACGGCGGCGGCAATCGCCTCGCTGGCTTTCGGAGAGGCGCAGGCGGTGCTCGACGGCAACGTTCGCCGGGTGCTGAGTCGCCTGCACGCCGTGGAGGAACCGTCGCCGCGCTGGGCACAGGAAACGGCAGACGCGCTGCTCGACGCGGCCCATCCGGGCGAATGGAACGAAGCGGTGATGGATCTGGGCGCCACGCTGTGCACGCCCGCCAACCCGCGCTGCGCCGAGTGCCCGCTTTCGGCGCAGTGTGCGGCCTTCGCCAGTGGCGACCCGTCGCAGTACCCGGCTCCCAAAAAACGGGCGGCTGTGCGCCAGATCAGCGCCGTGGCCCTGCTGATCGGAACGGCGCAGCAGGCCTATCTGGAACAGCGAGCAGGAGCGCTGCTGGGCGGCCTCTGGGGACTGCCGCTGGAAGAACTGAAGCCAGATGAAGACGAGGCGGCGGCGCTCCAGCGGCTGACCACACGGCTGGGCGCGGCGGCTGGGCGGCGGCTGGGAACGGCGCAGCACAACATGACGCACCGCACCCTCGCCGTGACGGTCTACGCGGCCGAGGCCGACCTGCCGCTGACGCCCGTTGTCCTGCGCCCGCTGCCACGGCTAGACCAGAAGTTACTGGCCCTGGACAGCACCGGTGGCGTTCAGCCTGCGCTGTTCTGAACCTGCACTCTTTTGAATCCCCACTGCACTGAAGAAGTGGTCTGAAGGTCTGGCCCGTCACAGGCGCTACACTGACGCCGACATGGCCGCGCGTTCTCCTCTCGCAAATGTTGTTCGCAGCCTGTACCGGGCGCGAGTCACTGCTGCCAAACCGGTCTACTGGTGGTACGAACGGCGTCTGCGGCGCAAGGTCCGCACGGGCGGCAAGCTGCCCAAGCACCTGGGCCTGATTCTGGACGGCAACCGCCGCTTTGCCAAAGCCTCGGGGCTTCAGCGCGAGATGGGCCATACCTTCGGCGCAGAAAAGGCGCACGAGGTTTTGCAGTGGTGCCTGGAACTGGGCATTCCCGCCGTCACCATCTGGGTGCTCAGCACCGACAACACCAGCCGCGACCCGGAAGAGATCGCCCACATCCTCAAGCTGCTGGAACAGGAGGCCAGGAACCTCGCCACCGATCCGCGCATTCACGGCAACCGGGTCAAAGTGCGGGCCATCGGACAGCACTCGCAGTTTCCGCCGCAGGTACTCAGCGCCCTTCAGGATCTGGAACAGGTCACGGCCCACTACGACGGCATGATGCTGAATATCGCGGTGGGCTACGGCGGGCGCGAAGAAATCGTGGACGCCGTGAAAGAGTATCTGGGCAAACAGGCGGCGGCAGGCCATAGCCTGGAAGCGGCGGCCCAGCAGCTCGGCCCCGACGACATCAGCGCCCACACCTACACCGCCGATACGCCCGAAGTCGATTTCATCATCCGCACCAGCGGCGAGATTCGTCTTTCTGGTTTCATGCTGTGGCAGAGCGTGTATTCGGAATTCTATTTTGCAGACGTGAACTGGCCGAGCTTCCGCTGGGTCGATTTTCTGCGGGCGCTGCGCGACTTTCAGGGTCGCAAACGGCGATTCGGCAAATAGCGCTGTTTCAAGCACCAGCGCTCAGACGAAAAAAGGCACGGCTACTTTTCGGGAGGCCGTGCCTGATCGGTGAAGGCTGTCCTAGTCGGCAGCGGAGGGCGTTCCTGCTTCCACATCCACCCGGCTGAGTGGCAGCCCGGCCTTTCCCGACGAGGTGGGCTTGGCATACAGCGACTGCACCACGCCGATGCGCCCGGCGCGGAACGAATCGGCACTTCCCGCCATATACAGCCGCCAGATACGGTAGGTCACCTCGTCGGTGAGGCGCACGACCTGATCGTGGTTGGCTTCCAGCCGCCGAATCCATTCGAGCAGCGTCAGGGCGTAGTGTTCGCGCATGTTCTCGACATCGCGCAGTTCAAAGCCTGCCGCCTCGGCACGGGCGGTCAGTTCGCCGATACGCCGCAGTTCGCCGTCTGGAAAGACGTATTCCTGAATAAACGAGTGGCTGTTCAGGTAGCGTTCCATCAGCCCGAAGCCCCAGCGCACGAACCTCGGCGTGACCGCTGTGACGATGCCGTGGTTCAGAAACAGTCCACCGGGACGCAGCAGCCGGTAAGCCTGCTGAAAATAGGCGGGCAGTTTGCCGCTGCCCACATGCTCGACCATGCCCACCGAAACGATCTTGTCGAAGCTGGGAACGGGCGGCAGGTCGCGGTAATCACGCAGTTCGAAGGTCACGCGGTCGGCCACGCCTGCTGCCTGGGCGCGGGCGCGGGCCAGCTCGGCCTGAGCCGGACTGAGCGTGATGCCAGTGACCCGCACGCCGTAGTGCTGCGCGGCATAGATCGACAGTGCGCCCCAGCCGCTGCCGATATCGAGCAGGTGTTCGCCCGGCTTCAGGCGCAGCTTGCGGCACAGCCTGTCCAGCTTGAGACGCTGCGCCTCCTCCAGCGTTTCCTGTCCGGTGGCGAAGTAGGCGCAGCTGTACACCATGCGCTGATCGAGAAACAGGGCATAGAAGTCGTTGCCGACATCGTAGTGATACCGAATAGACCGGGCGTCTCGCTCCTTCGAGTGCACGCCGCCCTCGTGGGTCGCGGCGTGGCTGGGGCGCGGGGGAGCGTCGTCGGTGGGCAGCGACAGCAGCCGGGGCAACAGCCGCAGCAGGGTCAGAGGGTGCAGCAGTCGGGGGGCTGCCGCCACGCCCTGGGTCAGCAGCGGCAGGGGGTCGCCCTCGATATCGAGGTCTCCGAAAAGATAGCTTTCGGCCACGCTCAGATCGCTGGGCGGCCACAGCATGCGGCGCAGCGCTCCAGCACGGTTGAGGTGCAGGACCGTGGTGGCCCCGGCGGGTCCTTCAGACGTTCCGTCCCAGTAGCGCACCCCGAAGGCCCACTTCGCTGGCGGCCCGAACAGCAGGCGCAGGACAGCGCGGGCAGCGGCAGAGAACCGGGACGACACGCCGGTATCGCGGCCCGGCATCCACGATGAGGCGCTCAACACCGCCTCCGGGTCATCGCCCGTCTCTTGATAGGTCCGATCCGACGCGCCGCCTGTCCCAGATGACCGTTCATATCCCATAATCCTGTCCCAGCCGCCGAAAAACGTGATCTACCTCTCGCACTGAGCTTCAGCAGACTTGAGCGTTTGTTGAGAATTTCATACCGGCGCGGCAGAGACTGGGACACCTCTGCGGCGGCTTGCTGTCATGATATAGACCATGACGACTCCTCTCGAAACCCTATTGGCCCGGGCACACGCGCAGCCGGGCGAACCCCAGGCCAGACTTCAAGACCTGCTGAGTGCGCTGGAAGGCAGCGACTGGACGCTGCTACTCGACGGCGAGGACGCGCTGGCAGCACAGCTCGCCTCGGTGCTGGGGCCAGGGCTGATCCGACTCGATCCGCGCCTGAGCGTCAACCGCGAAACCTTTGCCAGCCGTGGACTGGCGCTCGCCAGCAGCGACGGAGACTGGAAGGGAGCGCGGGCGGTATGGCTGATGGAACCCGACGAACGCGCCCTGACACGTGCCCGCCGCGCCGACGTGCCGGTCATCGTGGACGCCACCCTGTCGCCCGGCGGCCTGTGGACGGGACAGGGCGCACAGTTCGTGGTGTACCGCGACGCCGCCACCCTGAGCGGCTACGGCGACGTGCGGCTCTCGGCCCTGTCGGGCATGGGCAAGGCTCCCAGACGCAGCGCACCTGCCGCCGCCGACCTCTCGGTGGCCCTGGCTCTGCGCGATATCGGTACGCTGGCCCTGCGAATGAACCGCCGCACCCGCAACGCTGAGGCGCTGATCGAGCGTTTTCAGGAGCGGGCATTGCCGGTTTCGGGCGGCGTGCTGCTGCTGGAACACGACGGCCCCAGCACCGTGACACCACTGGGCGGCAATCTGTCGGCGGCCCGGGCGGTATCAGCGGGCACGCTCATCACGGTAGGCATCGAGAATCCCGATGACGCCTGGGCGATTCTGGGAGTGGCCCTGGGCGCTCAACCGGTCGCCTTCGAGAGCGACCTGTTCGATGCACCTGACGTCCAGCCAGCTGCTCAGCCTGTCAGCCACCCGCTGCCCGACGAGAGCCAGTCGATTGCCCGCGCCTCGGTCCTGATGGAGAGCAGCAGCACCGAGCCAGTCAGCGTGGAAACCGCGCCAGACGCCGAATTTACCCCGATGCCTGCCACGACGGAAGCACCCGCCGTTCAGGACGACTATTCCGACCGCGAGTTCGTGTTCACGCCGCCCCCGGTGCTGCCCGACCTGCCCAGCCTGCCGAGTGTGCCCACCCAGGCCAG carries:
- a CDS encoding HRDC domain-containing protein, whose product is MTTPLETLLARAHAQPGEPQARLQDLLSALEGSDWTLLLDGEDALAAQLASVLGPGLIRLDPRLSVNRETFASRGLALASSDGDWKGARAVWLMEPDERALTRARRADVPVIVDATLSPGGLWTGQGAQFVVYRDAATLSGYGDVRLSALSGMGKAPRRSAPAAADLSVALALRDIGTLALRMNRRTRNAEALIERFQERALPVSGGVLLLEHDGPSTVTPLGGNLSAARAVSAGTLITVGIENPDDAWAILGVALGAQPVAFESDLFDAPDVQPAAQPVSHPLPDESQSIARASVLMESSSTEPVSVETAPDAEFTPMPATTEAPAVQDDYSDREFVFTPPPVLPDLPSLPSVPTQASLPSQPVQGSEQGQPAQERGRRPRRGDRRQDRNGPPAQPPIQSEIVMSESFQRGPVSTPNDSESGAPQTEPNTDSWPEEAASQTTIYDAPSEPEVLLEASEPAQELPLQLPPDLPAADAADPASDLTDEQQAIYARLREWRNAEAKRQTVSRFIIASNATLAEVARRIPYTADDLKAVKGMGPERLRKYGDKILDVVRG